A genomic segment from Leptolyngbya boryana PCC 6306 encodes:
- a CDS encoding tRNA (5-methylaminomethyl-2-thiouridine)(34)-methyltransferase MnmD produces MDAWIPQLTQDGSFTFFSEEFGEAFHSYQGAKTEAFQKFSDAIELHKTAEQSTVKLLDVCYGLGYNTAAAIEVIHKVNPNCIIEVYALERDATVPIGATHPQLLEYWSPEVQTILKQLAHNHECIQDDIKAKLLIGDARQTIQHLSDFQADAIFFDPFSPRKCPQLWTIEFFQLVARALALTGKLATYSRSASVRTALIAAGLKIGTIPLGELHLPHEWSQGTIAAWTAETLHPLSQMEQEHLNTRAAVPYRDRTLQDSAEAILERHAKEQQSNQSESTSSWRRRWNIR; encoded by the coding sequence ATGGATGCCTGGATTCCGCAATTGACTCAAGATGGCTCATTTACCTTCTTCTCAGAAGAATTTGGCGAAGCATTTCATAGCTATCAAGGTGCAAAAACAGAAGCATTTCAGAAATTCTCAGATGCGATCGAGCTTCATAAAACAGCAGAACAATCCACCGTCAAACTCTTAGATGTCTGCTACGGACTAGGCTACAACACAGCAGCAGCGATCGAAGTCATTCACAAAGTCAATCCAAACTGCATCATTGAAGTTTACGCTTTAGAACGAGATGCAACCGTTCCCATTGGCGCAACGCATCCCCAGCTACTCGAATACTGGTCGCCTGAAGTACAAACAATTCTCAAACAATTAGCACATAACCATGAATGTATCCAAGATGATATCAAAGCAAAATTACTGATTGGAGATGCAAGACAAACGATTCAGCACCTCTCTGATTTTCAAGCAGACGCGATTTTTTTTGATCCATTTTCTCCCCGAAAATGTCCACAATTGTGGACGATCGAGTTTTTCCAACTCGTTGCGCGCGCTTTAGCCCTAACGGGGAAGCTTGCAACCTATTCCCGATCGGCATCGGTACGCACTGCCTTAATCGCAGCAGGCTTAAAAATTGGCACGATTCCGCTTGGTGAATTACATTTACCGCATGAATGGTCACAAGGCACGATCGCGGCTTGGACAGCCGAAACCTTGCATCCTCTATCGCAAATGGAGCAAGAGCATTTAAATACCCGCGCCGCTGTGCCCTATCGCGATCGCACTTTACAAGATTCAGCCGAAGCAATCTTAGAGCGACATGCAAAAGAACAGCAATCCAACCAGAGCGAATCAACCTCAAGCTGGCGGCGGCGATGGAACATTCGATAG
- a CDS encoding fatty acid desaturase, producing the protein MQVYPSPSDAFSIKTPATRSQDLPFTLKDVRDAIPDHCFEPSTARSLSYFFLDIGIIAGLIAIAAYLDSWLFFPIFWFAQGTMFWALFVVGHDCGHGSFSKHKWLNNLIGHLSHSPILVPFHGWRISHRTHHSNTGNIDTDESWYPVTESKYAEMGFLEKLMRFYLPLIAYPLYLFRRSPGKQGSHFMPDSPLFKPSERNDIIVSTICWLAMIGFLAALTFQFGFLFLLKYYLGGYVVFVMWLDLVTFLHHTEDDIPWYRGDDWYFLKGALSTIDRDYGIFNPIHHDIGTHVAHHIFSNMPHYKLQEATEAIKPLLGSYYRKSSEPIWKSFFKSYLACHFVADNGSKIYYQSPHVR; encoded by the coding sequence GTGCAAGTTTACCCCAGTCCATCTGATGCTTTCTCAATCAAGACTCCGGCTACGCGGTCTCAAGACCTTCCATTCACTCTAAAAGACGTAAGAGACGCGATTCCAGACCATTGTTTTGAACCTTCAACAGCGCGATCGCTGTCCTACTTTTTCCTCGACATTGGAATCATTGCAGGGCTGATTGCGATCGCAGCATATCTCGATTCTTGGTTATTCTTTCCCATCTTTTGGTTTGCTCAGGGCACAATGTTCTGGGCATTATTTGTAGTTGGACATGACTGTGGACATGGGTCATTTTCCAAGCACAAATGGTTGAATAATCTCATTGGACATTTGTCGCATTCTCCGATTCTTGTCCCATTTCATGGTTGGAGAATCAGCCATCGGACGCACCACTCGAATACAGGCAACATCGACACAGATGAAAGCTGGTATCCTGTGACCGAATCGAAGTATGCAGAAATGGGATTTCTAGAAAAGCTGATGCGGTTCTACTTGCCGTTGATTGCATATCCGTTGTACTTGTTTCGTCGCTCGCCTGGCAAACAAGGCTCTCACTTCATGCCGGATAGCCCCTTGTTTAAGCCTTCGGAACGCAATGACATCATTGTCAGTACAATTTGCTGGCTAGCAATGATTGGTTTTCTTGCAGCATTAACATTCCAGTTTGGCTTCTTGTTTTTGCTGAAGTACTATCTTGGTGGATATGTAGTGTTTGTGATGTGGTTAGATTTAGTTACCTTCTTACATCACACTGAAGATGATATTCCTTGGTATCGGGGTGATGATTGGTACTTCTTGAAAGGTGCTTTATCCACGATCGATAGAGACTATGGCATCTTTAACCCAATTCATCATGACATTGGCACGCATGTAGCTCATCACATCTTTTCAAACATGCCGCACTATAAGCTCCAAGAAGCAACAGAAGCAATTAAGCCTTTGCTAGGAAGTTACTACCGCAAGTCAAGTGAGCCGATTTGGAAAAGCTTCTTTAAGTCTTATCTAGCTTGTCATTTTGTAGCAGATAATGGCTCCAAGATCTATTATCAGTCTCCGCATGTTCGGTAA